A single window of Sphingobium sp. SCG-1 DNA harbors:
- a CDS encoding transposase, protein MSDLISLSETRMRQIEPYFPLSHGVPRVDDRRIISGIIFVVRNALRWCDAPAAYAHSKTIYSRSIQWSRLGVFNTIFPDLAAKGGKPDQLIIDAIHLKARRTAASLLKMGLFPRRIGRTKGGLNSELHAV, encoded by the coding sequence ATGAGTGATCTGATCTCGTTGTCGGAGACGCGGATGCGCCAGATCGAGCCTTATTTTCCGCTGTCACACGGAGTGCCGCGTGTCGATGATCGCCGGATCATCAGCGGCATCATCTTCGTAGTCAGGAACGCTTTGCGGTGGTGCGATGCGCCTGCGGCGTACGCACACTCCAAGACGATCTACAGCCGCTCCATCCAATGGAGCCGTCTGGGCGTGTTCAACACGATCTTCCCAGACCTCGCGGCGAAGGGTGGGAAGCCGGATCAATTGATCATCGACGCGATCCATCTCAAGGCGCGCCGGACGGCAGCCAGCCTGCTGAAAATGGGTCTGTTCCCCCGACGTATCGGACGCACCAAAGGTGGCCTGAACTCGGAGCTTCATGCCGTCTGA
- a CDS encoding polysaccharide biosynthesis/export family protein: protein MQTKNSVYLVLLAGLAGCATLPSSGPTGGQIEKSAAAPQVGEAIRLVQIATVADLPDKGVSVTPTSQLPDIVPPPTDIVGPGDVLDINIYEAGVTLFSGNAVGGAATATPGVQVQKLPPTRVNDLGDISIPYAATLHVAGLTVGQVESMVRDSLRSLSQNPQVLITLSQAITNSIIVGGEVAKPGRLVLQTNRETLSDVIALAGGYRGSAKDLTLRVTRSGKNVDVRVNDLIDNPGLDVRAYPGDRLILINNPRTYSVLGASGRVEQVSFSRSTVSLAEAVATSGGVNPGVGNPAAIFVFRYVRDDQGNEVPIVYHLNMMKTGSYFVAQRFVMQDKDVLYFGNAAANQPSKLIQLISQLFSPILTVTSAVQTVQNSNN, encoded by the coding sequence ATGCAGACCAAGAATTCTGTTTATCTGGTCCTACTCGCAGGGCTGGCAGGTTGCGCCACACTTCCGTCGAGCGGTCCCACTGGCGGACAGATCGAAAAGTCGGCGGCGGCACCGCAGGTTGGGGAGGCGATCCGTTTGGTGCAGATTGCCACCGTTGCAGACCTGCCAGATAAAGGCGTGAGCGTAACACCTACATCCCAGCTGCCGGATATTGTACCCCCACCAACTGATATCGTTGGTCCGGGAGATGTGCTGGACATCAATATATATGAAGCGGGCGTCACTCTGTTTTCTGGTAACGCTGTTGGCGGGGCGGCGACCGCGACGCCGGGCGTGCAAGTACAAAAACTGCCGCCGACACGCGTGAATGACCTTGGCGATATTTCCATTCCCTATGCAGCGACGCTCCACGTGGCGGGCCTGACAGTCGGGCAAGTTGAATCAATGGTTCGCGATTCTTTGCGAAGCCTGTCACAGAATCCGCAGGTGTTGATCACGCTTAGCCAAGCTATCACAAATTCGATCATTGTGGGAGGTGAAGTAGCAAAGCCAGGTCGCTTGGTCTTGCAAACAAACAGGGAAACCTTGTCCGACGTGATCGCTCTTGCTGGTGGCTACAGGGGAAGCGCCAAGGATTTGACGTTGCGGGTAACCCGTTCCGGCAAGAACGTGGATGTTCGCGTTAATGACCTTATCGACAATCCGGGACTGGATGTCCGCGCTTATCCCGGTGACCGACTGATCTTGATCAATAATCCACGCACCTATTCAGTACTGGGTGCCTCAGGGCGAGTGGAGCAGGTGTCTTTCAGCCGGTCGACAGTGTCGCTAGCTGAAGCCGTCGCCACTTCGGGAGGTGTCAATCCTGGCGTCGGTAATCCCGCCGCCATATTCGTATTCCGCTATGTGCGCGACGACCAAGGCAATGAAGTGCCGATAGTCTATCATCTCAACATGATGAAAACCGGTTCTTACTTCGTGGCCCAGCGTTTTGTGATGCAGGACAAGGATGTGCTGTATTTCGGCAATGCTGCGGCCAACCAGCCCAGCAAGCTGATCCAGCTTATCAGCCAGCTCTTCTCCCCAATCCTTACCGTCACCAGCGCGGTACAAACGGTTCAGAACAGCAACAACTGA
- a CDS encoding capsule biosynthesis protein, producing MKRRWFLLMVGLPTLLAAVYYGLIASDIFISESQFVIKSPDQKRSQMSTLANLVQTTGLSGGHEQTSEVLTYVRSRDALKALEKNVDIRDKFSTPQADFLSRFPRPFAENSFENLFAYYGKRVDARIDTETGTATIKVEAFTPQDAYVINRRLLDLSETLVNRLNNRVQSKGISEAQRQVELATQRAKDARIALAQYRNAQSLIDPSKQAVGVLDIANSMTAERAALQAQLDTMQRLTPRNPSLPAIRSRINAIAVQIASQGSRVVGNGSGIASKLGDYENLLVEQEFSTDSLTAANAALVQARAESQRQQFYLERVVDPNIPDTPLLPKRFLNVLIVLAASACLYFIAWMFMVGVLEHAPED from the coding sequence ATGAAACGGCGCTGGTTCCTGTTGATGGTCGGTCTTCCTACGCTGCTTGCTGCGGTCTATTATGGGCTGATCGCCTCAGATATCTTCATTTCCGAATCGCAGTTCGTCATCAAGAGCCCAGACCAGAAACGGTCGCAAATGTCGACGCTGGCTAATTTGGTGCAAACGACTGGCCTGTCCGGCGGACATGAGCAAACAAGCGAGGTACTGACCTATGTCCGATCCCGCGATGCACTCAAGGCACTGGAAAAGAATGTCGATATCCGTGACAAATTCTCGACACCGCAGGCCGATTTCCTGAGCCGCTTCCCCCGGCCTTTTGCAGAAAACAGCTTTGAAAATCTGTTTGCATACTATGGTAAACGTGTTGATGCACGCATCGACACCGAAACGGGAACGGCGACAATCAAGGTTGAGGCTTTCACTCCGCAAGACGCTTATGTGATCAATCGGAGGCTTCTCGACCTTAGCGAGACATTGGTTAATCGACTCAACAATCGCGTGCAGAGCAAGGGCATTTCTGAAGCACAGAGACAGGTCGAGTTAGCGACCCAAAGAGCCAAGGATGCGCGTATCGCTCTAGCCCAATATCGCAATGCTCAGTCGCTAATAGACCCCAGCAAACAGGCGGTCGGCGTACTGGATATCGCCAATAGCATGACGGCGGAGCGCGCTGCCCTGCAGGCGCAGCTTGATACCATGCAGCGCCTGACACCAAGAAATCCTTCGCTACCTGCGATTCGTAGTCGGATCAACGCGATCGCCGTGCAGATAGCCTCGCAAGGTAGTCGCGTCGTAGGCAACGGGAGCGGCATCGCATCTAAGCTCGGCGACTACGAAAATCTTCTAGTAGAACAGGAATTCTCGACCGATAGCTTGACTGCAGCCAACGCCGCATTAGTCCAAGCCAGAGCTGAGTCCCAACGCCAACAATTCTATCTGGAACGAGTTGTTGATCCAAACATCCCTGACACTCCGCTTTTGCCCAAGCGTTTCCTCAATGTCCTGATTGTGTTAGCTGCATCGGCCTGCCTTTATTTTATCGCTTGGATGTTCATGGTCGGCGTCCTTGAGCACGCGCCGGAAGACTGA
- a CDS encoding ABC transporter permease has protein sequence MIRELITRFGRENIGFLWIMAEPLLFAGLVGAVWHYTHGSTEHGVSVIAFVATGYIPITLFRHGVSRSVSVFTANQSLLYHRQIKIVDFILARFIIEALGGMMAYLFMAVVLIGFGEFPIPSDIGLLIAGWFVYAFFCFSLCLIIAPLSEVSEVMEKFIPVITYIMIPFSGLFYMVSWVTPEARQFLLLSPFVNGMEMMRKGIWGDDVTAYYNIWNPIVCSTVATLIGLILCRRVRRKLTIE, from the coding sequence ATGATCCGCGAGCTGATTACCCGCTTTGGACGTGAAAACATTGGCTTCCTATGGATAATGGCTGAACCGCTGCTGTTCGCTGGGCTCGTTGGTGCTGTTTGGCACTACACGCACGGTTCAACTGAACATGGAGTGAGCGTGATCGCGTTCGTAGCCACAGGGTATATCCCGATCACCTTGTTTCGACATGGCGTATCACGCAGCGTCTCGGTCTTCACAGCAAACCAAAGTTTGCTTTATCATCGTCAAATCAAAATAGTCGATTTCATTCTAGCGCGATTCATAATCGAGGCTCTTGGCGGCATGATGGCGTATTTATTTATGGCCGTCGTTCTGATCGGCTTTGGTGAATTCCCGATCCCATCGGACATCGGGCTTCTGATCGCCGGATGGTTCGTATACGCCTTTTTCTGCTTTTCCCTATGCCTCATCATTGCTCCGCTTTCAGAAGTGTCCGAAGTCATGGAAAAATTCATTCCTGTAATAACTTATATAATGATTCCTTTTTCTGGCCTATTCTACATGGTCTCTTGGGTAACCCCGGAGGCTAGGCAGTTTTTGCTCCTCTCACCCTTTGTGAACGGAATGGAAATGATGCGGAAGGGTATTTGGGGGGACGATGTAACGGCCTATTACAACATCTGGAATCCTATTGTCTGCTCAACCGTTGCAACTCTGATCGGTCTTATCCTTTGCCGTCGCGTCCGCCGCAAGCTAACGATCGAATGA
- a CDS encoding ABC transporter ATP-binding protein — MIVCSNLSKSYSHGGREKHVFKGVNLSIDRGDRVGLLGRNGAGKSTLIKLIGEVEMPSSGKISRSMSVSWPLGFAGGFQGSLTGFDNARFISRIYQREFSDIRRFVEDFTELGKQLRMPVKTYSSGMRARLAFALSLAIEFDCYLIDEIILVGDQNFQRKCQVEMFDKREDRSMLVASHSPEFIRGFCNKAVVIHQGQATMFHDVNEAVELYANL, encoded by the coding sequence ATGATCGTCTGCTCAAACCTGTCGAAATCCTATTCGCACGGCGGTAGAGAGAAGCACGTTTTTAAAGGCGTCAACCTTTCTATCGACCGGGGCGATCGCGTTGGACTTCTGGGTCGTAATGGCGCGGGCAAAAGCACATTGATTAAACTGATAGGGGAGGTGGAGATGCCGTCCTCTGGCAAAATCTCTCGAAGCATGTCGGTATCTTGGCCGCTCGGTTTCGCGGGAGGTTTCCAGGGAAGTCTGACGGGCTTCGACAATGCCCGTTTCATATCGCGTATATATCAGCGAGAATTTTCCGACATTCGGCGCTTCGTGGAAGACTTCACCGAGTTGGGAAAGCAATTGCGAATGCCGGTAAAGACTTATTCATCCGGTATGCGCGCTCGTCTTGCGTTCGCTCTCTCTTTGGCAATTGAATTTGATTGTTATCTGATTGACGAGATAATCCTCGTCGGCGATCAGAACTTCCAACGAAAGTGCCAGGTCGAGATGTTTGACAAGCGTGAGGACAGATCAATGCTTGTGGCTTCACATAGCCCAGAATTCATCAGAGGCTTTTGCAATAAAGCTGTGGTCATTCATCAGGGACAAGCCACGATGTTTCATGATGTTAACGAAGCCGTCGAACTATACGCCAACCTGTGA
- a CDS encoding GDP-mannose 4,6-dehydratase, translating into MSRILVTGVDGFTGRHLTALLAEQGHEVVGISHSAITVPVGGLTASHTCDLTDAQALKNIVAMVRPEKVVHLAAIAFVSHGIVEDIYRINIVGTRNLLEAISAAGGAEAVLLASSANIYGNRVSGAINEAAIPDPVNDYAVSKLAMEFVARLYQDRLPIIIARPFNYTGAGQATNFVIPKIVDHVRRKVVTIELGNLDVARDFSDVRDVVLAYSALLAEPEAIGQIINICSGQPHSLLEVISMIKSISGLDFEVTVNPTFVRQNEVKMLWGDRSKIEHMTGQRPAYTFYDTLEWMLGSGPLDR; encoded by the coding sequence ATGAGCAGAATATTAGTTACCGGGGTAGACGGCTTTACAGGGCGCCATCTGACGGCATTGCTGGCGGAGCAGGGGCATGAAGTCGTCGGTATCTCGCACAGTGCCATCACGGTTCCGGTAGGGGGGCTGACTGCATCTCACACATGCGATCTGACCGATGCTCAGGCCCTAAAGAACATTGTCGCCATGGTGCGACCCGAGAAGGTGGTGCATCTTGCTGCCATCGCGTTCGTATCCCATGGCATCGTCGAGGACATATACCGCATCAACATCGTGGGTACGCGCAATCTGCTGGAAGCGATCAGCGCCGCCGGCGGCGCTGAAGCAGTGCTTCTCGCCAGCAGCGCCAACATTTACGGTAATCGCGTTAGCGGAGCGATAAATGAAGCTGCAATTCCTGACCCCGTCAATGATTATGCGGTCAGCAAGCTGGCGATGGAGTTTGTGGCCCGCCTTTATCAGGATCGGTTACCGATCATAATCGCGCGGCCATTCAACTATACCGGGGCCGGCCAGGCGACCAATTTTGTGATACCCAAGATCGTCGATCATGTCCGCCGCAAGGTCGTGACGATTGAATTGGGTAATCTGGACGTAGCGCGCGACTTTTCAGACGTACGTGATGTCGTGTTGGCCTATTCAGCCTTGCTGGCTGAACCCGAAGCCATTGGTCAGATTATCAACATCTGCTCGGGCCAGCCCCATTCCCTGCTGGAAGTGATCTCGATGATAAAAAGCATCTCAGGTCTTGATTTCGAAGTTACGGTCAATCCTACCTTTGTTCGCCAGAATGAAGTCAAGATGCTTTGGGGCGACCGGAGCAAGATCGAGCACATGACCGGACAGCGGCCGGCTTACACCTTTTATGATACGTTGGAATGGATGCTAGGCTCAGGACCCCTTGATCGATAG
- the gmd gene encoding GDP-mannose 4,6-dehydratase: MKTAIVTGISGQDGAYLAELLLGKGYKVYGTYRRTSSVNFWRIEEVGIANHPNLTLVEYDLTDLSSSIRLLQTAGATEVYNLAAQSFVGVSFDQPVTTAEITGIGPLNLLEAIRIVDPKIRFYQASTSEMFGKVQAVPQVEDTPFYPRSPYGVAKLYAHWITVNYRESYDIFGCSGILFNHESPLRGREFVTRKITDSVAKVKLGKLDCLELGNLDPKRDWGFAKEYVEGMWRMLQADEPDTYVLATNRTETVRDFVQMAFKAADIAVEFSGKEDQEVAIDTATGKTVMRVNPRFYRPAEVDLLIGNPEKATKKLGWKPETTLEKLCKMMVDADLVRNSVNASF, encoded by the coding sequence ATGAAGACTGCGATAGTAACGGGAATCTCCGGGCAGGACGGAGCGTATTTGGCTGAACTGCTTCTGGGCAAGGGATACAAGGTTTACGGTACATATCGCAGGACGAGTTCGGTAAACTTCTGGCGGATCGAAGAGGTTGGCATTGCTAATCACCCCAATCTAACGCTGGTCGAATATGATCTCACTGACCTGTCGTCCAGTATTCGACTTCTGCAGACCGCTGGCGCCACGGAAGTCTACAACCTTGCCGCGCAGAGCTTTGTCGGGGTGTCCTTCGACCAACCCGTCACGACGGCCGAGATTACGGGCATCGGGCCGCTCAACCTCCTCGAGGCGATCCGGATCGTCGATCCCAAGATCCGGTTTTATCAGGCGAGCACGTCGGAAATGTTCGGCAAGGTCCAAGCTGTTCCCCAGGTCGAGGACACGCCTTTTTATCCGCGTAGCCCTTATGGCGTCGCCAAGCTCTACGCCCACTGGATCACGGTTAACTATCGGGAGAGCTATGATATTTTCGGTTGTAGCGGCATCCTGTTCAACCATGAGAGTCCGCTGCGCGGTCGAGAGTTCGTGACGCGCAAGATCACCGACAGCGTCGCGAAGGTGAAGCTGGGCAAGCTGGACTGCTTGGAACTGGGCAATCTTGATCCCAAGCGCGACTGGGGCTTTGCGAAGGAATATGTTGAGGGCATGTGGCGAATGCTGCAGGCAGACGAGCCTGACACCTATGTGCTGGCGACCAACCGCACCGAAACCGTCCGCGATTTCGTGCAGATGGCTTTCAAGGCGGCTGACATCGCCGTCGAGTTTTCCGGCAAGGAGGACCAAGAAGTCGCGATCGATACCGCCACCGGCAAGACTGTGATGCGTGTCAATCCCCGCTTCTATCGTCCTGCGGAAGTCGATCTGCTCATAGGCAATCCTGAAAAGGCGACCAAGAAGCTGGGCTGGAAACCGGAAACCACACTGGAAAAGCTTTGCAAGATGATGGTCGATGCCGACTTGGTGCGGAACAGTGTAAACGCATCCTTCTGA
- a CDS encoding FkbM family methyltransferase has translation MSFTSYAQNFEDVRLWRAFFDVERGRYLDIGSQDPVLDSVSLAFYQLGWRGVHVDASPTYTEAMRKARPDETVIAAAVSTTSGSLHFWSIEDTGLSTGCADIAERHAQAGWPCHEIIVPTITLADIFEQMGTDPVHWMKIDVEGMESDVLASWGAHPARPEVLVIEATAPLTQDRTDSKWHDLVTSRGYRDVLFDGLSRYFVHESCARRAEHLALGPNIFDDINVTSSHFTARALVAENVATLDSAEREVATLRQQAHALAETRDQAELEAAAFKGQIETLRQEAHALAETRDQAKLEAATFKGQIESDAAVHAAWVADLKATHSDTLQKVASALEARVTAGENALSDVRRVLVAKEEKLAATLLELGLLQKRIEAQHHAHEQAILHNGWLQAEVDRSKNHSDWREAQLRRAVELLTSFPKAIRGWPGRLGLRLAKLTGRSVDEHLIAHAKAVDEWRASLLFDQGGEGVIAVQEAMRAVNVTDLLARDDAEFIGSAYKTILEREPDAEGARHYLSRLHSGWPKLSVLMELRNSEEGSQVAALLPGLDTAILRYRLAKLPVLGPIYRLLTDATGSNARERQICAIANVVSSVPTEIADLNNRFAELSAQVAALVEEIRAQRTESGRRHYRVECDAN, from the coding sequence ATGAGTTTTACCAGCTATGCTCAAAATTTCGAGGATGTTCGGCTGTGGCGCGCGTTCTTTGATGTTGAGCGCGGGCGGTACCTCGATATTGGATCCCAGGATCCTGTGCTGGACTCGGTCAGTTTGGCTTTTTACCAACTCGGTTGGCGCGGCGTTCACGTCGATGCCTCTCCGACCTATACTGAGGCGATGCGGAAAGCCCGTCCGGATGAAACGGTGATCGCGGCAGCTGTCAGTACGACGTCAGGATCGCTTCACTTCTGGAGCATTGAGGATACCGGGCTTTCGACAGGGTGCGCGGATATTGCCGAACGCCATGCTCAAGCGGGATGGCCCTGCCACGAGATCATAGTCCCAACAATCACCCTCGCCGATATCTTCGAACAGATGGGCACTGACCCAGTGCACTGGATGAAGATCGATGTTGAAGGCATGGAGTCGGATGTGCTCGCCAGCTGGGGGGCGCACCCCGCCCGACCTGAAGTTCTGGTGATAGAAGCGACGGCGCCATTAACACAGGATCGTACAGATTCTAAGTGGCACGATCTGGTTACGAGTCGTGGCTATCGCGATGTGCTGTTTGACGGCCTGAGCCGCTATTTCGTTCATGAATCGTGCGCGAGGCGGGCCGAGCACCTAGCGTTAGGTCCCAATATTTTCGACGATATTAACGTTACTTCGTCTCATTTCACGGCCCGTGCGCTAGTGGCCGAAAACGTCGCTACACTTGACAGCGCCGAACGTGAGGTTGCCACCTTGCGGCAGCAAGCGCATGCGCTTGCCGAGACTCGCGATCAGGCCGAGTTGGAAGCTGCTGCATTCAAGGGCCAGATCGAGACTTTGAGGCAGGAAGCGCATGCGCTTGCCGAAACTCGCGATCAGGCCAAGTTGGAAGCTGCTACATTCAAGGGCCAGATCGAATCTGACGCTGCTGTGCATGCGGCATGGGTCGCTGATCTCAAAGCAACACACAGCGATACCCTTCAAAAAGTCGCGTCAGCCCTGGAAGCACGGGTAACGGCTGGGGAAAATGCGTTATCCGACGTTCGACGGGTTCTTGTGGCGAAGGAAGAGAAGCTAGCAGCGACATTGCTCGAGCTTGGCCTACTGCAAAAACGCATTGAAGCCCAGCATCACGCTCATGAGCAGGCAATCCTGCACAACGGATGGCTACAAGCTGAAGTCGATAGGTCGAAAAATCATAGCGATTGGCGCGAAGCCCAACTTCGGCGAGCGGTGGAGTTGCTAACTTCCTTCCCGAAAGCAATCCGCGGTTGGCCGGGAAGGCTGGGTTTGAGGCTCGCGAAGCTGACTGGCCGATCAGTCGATGAGCACCTCATTGCCCACGCAAAGGCGGTGGACGAATGGAGGGCAAGCTTGCTCTTTGATCAAGGCGGGGAGGGAGTTATCGCGGTGCAGGAGGCAATGCGAGCAGTTAACGTTACGGATTTGCTGGCCCGTGATGATGCTGAATTCATAGGCTCTGCCTACAAGACAATTCTTGAAAGGGAACCGGACGCCGAAGGTGCCCGGCACTATCTGTCGCGCCTGCACTCAGGCTGGCCCAAACTTTCTGTCCTGATGGAATTGCGCAATTCGGAAGAAGGTAGCCAAGTGGCTGCGCTGTTGCCCGGTCTTGATACAGCAATCTTGCGCTATCGCCTGGCAAAGTTGCCGGTGCTCGGCCCAATCTATCGTCTCTTGACCGATGCGACAGGAAGCAACGCCCGCGAACGGCAGATTTGCGCTATCGCCAACGTTGTAAGCTCGGTCCCGACGGAGATCGCTGATCTCAATAACCGGTTTGCGGAATTGAGCGCGCAGGTAGCCGCGCTAGTCGAAGAAATCCGCGCCCAGCGCACTGAAAGTGGCCGACGGCATTATCGCGTAGAATGTGATGCCAATTAA
- a CDS encoding DUF4214 domain-containing protein, translating into MSLPSSLFLRAAYKLVLGREADETGLRNYMEALSQGFGKDSILISLMNSDEARRLTGENKPGVASAKSDVLSRELAQLCEDRNKRRLTDRIFRSGRSSAKRKELNVLEFRLESMFLSMLSQVKSEILQGMTHRLDLNHEVGKPAQNNSRTVNVIQAQRRSVSRPGRDG; encoded by the coding sequence TTGTCACTGCCTAGTTCGCTTTTTCTTCGGGCGGCTTACAAGCTCGTGCTTGGTCGCGAGGCGGATGAGACCGGCTTGCGTAATTACATGGAGGCTCTTTCCCAAGGTTTTGGGAAAGATTCTATCCTGATAAGCTTAATGAATTCAGACGAAGCGCGACGGTTGACCGGCGAGAACAAGCCAGGCGTCGCGTCCGCCAAATCGGATGTGCTGTCGCGCGAACTTGCTCAACTATGTGAAGATCGGAACAAGAGGCGACTTACGGATCGAATTTTTCGCAGCGGAAGAAGTAGCGCGAAAAGAAAAGAATTAAATGTGCTGGAGTTCAGACTAGAAAGCATGTTTTTGTCGATGCTCAGCCAGGTGAAAAGCGAGATATTGCAGGGAATGACTCATCGCTTGGACCTCAATCACGAGGTGGGCAAACCTGCACAGAACAACTCGCGAACTGTCAATGTCATTCAGGCACAAAGGCGGTCGGTCTCTCGCCCGGGGAGAGACGGCTGA